The following are from one region of the Coffea eugenioides isolate CCC68of chromosome 2, Ceug_1.0, whole genome shotgun sequence genome:
- the LOC113762332 gene encoding 18S rRNA (guanine-N(7))-methyltransferase RID2 gives MTSRPELKAPPEVFYNDEEARKYTSSSRIIEIQAQLSERALELLALPDDGVPKLLLDIGCGSGLSGETLTESGHQWIGFDISLSMLDVALEREAEGDLILGDMGQGLGVRPGVIDGAISISAVQWLCNADKSCHEPRKRLKSFFESLYRCLARGARAVFQVYPENLAQRELILGYAMRAGFAGGVVVDFPHSTKRRKEYLVLTCGPPSLSSATPKAKGEDEESCSDEESSGDEENQTVSISDRHRPRKKQKLNKKVKGREWVLRKKEQMRRKGNAVPLDTKYTARKRKAGF, from the exons ATGACGTCGAGACCAGAGCTAAAAGCGCCGCCGGAAGTTTTCTACAATGATGAGGAAGCTCGCAAATACACTTCCTCTTCTCGAATTATTGAAATTCAG GCGCAATTGTCAGAGAGAGCACTGGAACTGCTGGCTTTGCCGGACGATGGAGTTCCTAAGTTACTTCTTGATATAG GCTGTGGGTCGGGACTGAGTGGTGAGACATTGACTGAGAGTGGACACCAATGGATTGGTTTTGATATATCACTATCAATGCTCG ATGTTGCATTGGAGCGTGAGGCTGAGGGTGATCTCATACTGGGTGACATGGGTCAG GGTTTAGGTGTTCGACCTGGAGTTATTGATGGAGCCATCAGTATCTCTGCTGTTCAG TGGTTGTGCAATGCAGACAAATCCTGTCATGAGCCTCGGAAAAGATTGAA GTCCTTCTTTGAGTCATTGTACAGATGTCTGGCAAGGGGTGCAAGAGCAGTGTTTCAAGTATATCCTGAAAATCTTGCTCAACGTGAACTGATCCTAGGTTATGCCATGCGAGCTGGATTTGCTGGTGGTGTAGTTGTTGACTTCCCACACAG caccaagagaagaaaagaataCCTGGTGCTTACTTGTGGTCCGCCATCCTTGAGCAGTGCAACTCCGAAAGCAAAAGGTGAAGATGAAGAGAGTTGTTCTGATGAAGAAAGTAGTGGAGATGAAGAAAATCAGACA GTTTCCATATCAGATAGGCATAGACCGAGGAAGAAGcaaaaattaaataagaaaGTGAAGGGAAGAGAATGGGTGTTGAGGAAGAAAGAACAAAtgagaagaaaaggaaatgcTGTGCCTCTAGATACAAAATACACTGCACGCAAGCGAAAAGCTGGCTTTTGA
- the LOC113763689 gene encoding uncharacterized protein LOC113763689, whose amino-acid sequence MIAVEHKDSIEHIPREVPGNCLQNNGFPCNLQYTRIPIEGFQELKDGIRGHPARDIVEPDNSFNSDSLESPKETPKKPINQHEFGMWSSYYPESPNMTMCPMNAFEAQFYPCFVDNRIRYAPLNMIPQSYPHEYQFQDFQYFVVIDFEATCDKEKNPHPQEIIEFPSVIVSSMTGQLEACFQTYVRPTCNQHLTDFCKDLTGIQQIQVDRGVTLSEALLRHDKWLEKKGIKNTKFAVVTWSNWDCQVMLESECRFKKIRKPPYFNKWINLKVPFREVFGGARCNLKEAVQMAGLTWQGRAHCGLDDAKNTARLLALLMRRGFKFSITDSLMCQPADETFMWKLPPLDHPAFTSYQPQKMRTLHVPVLQLHPHCYCGVKSSKGMVRKPGPKQGSFFFGCGNWTAARGARCHYFEWASI is encoded by the exons ATGATTGCTGTAGAGCATAAAG ATTCCATTGAGCACATCCCTCGTGAGGTGCCAGGGAATTGCCTCCAGAACAATGGCTTCCCTTGCAACTTGCAGTATACGAGGATCCCAATTGAAGGCTTTCAGGAGCTCAAAGATGGGATCCGTGGTCATCCAGCGAGGGATATTGTGGAACCAGACAACTCATTTAATAGTGATTCTCTCGAATCGCCTAAAGAAACTCCAAAGAAACCCATCAATCAGCATGAATTCGGCATGTGGTCATCCTATTATCCAGAATCTCCTAACATGACGATGTGCCCTATGAATGCTTTTGAGGCTCAGTTCTACCCTTGCTTTGTGGATAACAGGATACGTTATGCCCCATTGAACATGATTCCTCAAAGTTACCCTCATGAATACCAGTTCCAAGATTTTCAATACTTTGTTGTTATTGACTTTGAGGCCACATGTGATAAGGAAAAAAATCCTCATCCACAAGAGATAATTGAGTTCCCATCTGTGATAGTGAGTAGCATGACTGGCCAGCTCGAAGCCTGTTTTCAAACATATGTGCGTCCAACTTGCAATCAGCACCTGACTGATTTCTGTAAGGACCTCACTGGCATTCAGCAAATTCAG GTGGATAGAGGAGTTACTCTCAGTGAAGCTCTCCTAAGGCATGATAAGTGGCTGGAGAAGAAGGGGATAAAGAATACCAAGTTTGCTGTTGTTACATGGTCTAATTGGGATTGTCAGGTGATGTTGGAATCAGAATGCAGGTTCAAAAAGATCAGAAAGCCTCCTTATTTTAACAA ATGGATCAATTTGAAGGTTCCATTCCGTGAAGTGTTTGGTGGTGCAAGATGCAATTTGAAGGAGGCAGTACAGATGGCTGGCCTAACCTGGCAGGGCCGTGCTCACTGTGGTCTTGATGATGCAAAGAATACTGCCCGCCTTCTTGCTCTTCTTATGCGCAGGGGTTTTAAATTTTCGATCACCGACTCTTTAATGTGCCAGCCTGCAGATGAGACTTTTATGTGGAAACTTCCTCCCCTGGATCACCCAGCTTTTACCTCATACCAACCTCAAAAGATGAGGACCCTGCATGTTCCTGTATTGCAGCTTCACCCTCACTGCTATTGTGGGGTAAAAAGCAGCAAAGGGATGGTTCGGAAACCAGGTCCAAAACAAGGGAGTTTCTTTTTTGGGTGTGGGAACTGGACTGCTGCTAGAGGTGCCCGTTGTCATTACTTTGAATGGGCTTCAATATGA